GGATCGCTATCCACATGAATTTTCCGGGGGCCAGCGTCAGCGCATTGGCATAGCCAGAGCAATTATTATGCAGCCTCGTTTCATTGTCGCAGATGAAGCGGTCTCCGCACTGGATGTGTCAGTACAGTCTCAGGTCATTAATCTCATGCAGGATTTGCAACGGGATTTGGGGCTGACGTATTTATTTATCGCGCATGGACTACAGGTCGTTCGGCATATTTCTACGAGAGTTGGCGTGATGTATTCAGGTAGATTAGTAGAGATCGCGCCTTCAGCTGAGCTATTCATACGACCAACACATCATTATACGAAAGCCTTGATTCAAGGTGTTCCGTCCATTGACCCTCAAAGCAGGAAGCCATTTGCACTGCTTCAGGGAGAACCACCATCTCTCGTTAATCCGCCAGAAGGCTGCCGGTTCCAGACAAGATGCCCGGCTGTTTCGGCTCGGTGCAAACAAGAGTCACCGCAATTACGCAAGATTGGTCCAGATCATTATGTAGCATGCCACGATCCGCTCCATTAGAGCTAGTGGATGAATATGCAAGGAGGTTGCAAGAAGAAATGACAGATAAATTCACAACATTGCAGCAGGCAGTTGAATGGGTGAGTGACGGGATGGTTGTTGCGATCAGCGGCAATATGGACATGTCACCCATGTCATTCATTCGGGAATTAATTAAGGCAGGTAAAAAGAATATTCAGCTTATATGTATAGGCTCTTCAGGTATAAATGCAGATATTTTACTGGGAAGTGACTCGCTGCGTTCGGTTGAATTTTCCCAAATCTCGCTTGGTGAGTTTGGATTTGCCCCACATTTCCGCCGCAGACTTGAAGAAGGCTCTATTGAGACGAAGGAGCATGCATGTCCAGCATTATTCTCAGCGATACAAGCCGGAGCTATGGGTATTCCTTTTATCCCGGTGCGCGGGCTGTTGGAAACCGATTATATGAACATTCGGACTGACTTCATTCGTATCAATAATCCCTACAATGTAGAGCAGAGCGTAGCTATTGTTCCTAGCATTCGACCGGATCTTGCTATATTTCACGCTTTTAAGGCGGATCGGAAGGGGAACGTGGTCGCTCATTCGCTGCAAAACAATCGTATATTAGCCCAAGCTGCCGTGAAGACGATCGTAACGGTAGAGGAAATTGTTACCGAACAGGAATTGGCAAGCAGTCAA
This portion of the Cohnella abietis genome encodes:
- a CDS encoding CoA transferase subunit A; translated protein: MTDKFTTLQQAVEWVSDGMVVAISGNMDMSPMSFIRELIKAGKKNIQLICIGSSGINADILLGSDSLRSVEFSQISLGEFGFAPHFRRRLEEGSIETKEHACPALFSAIQAGAMGIPFIPVRGLLETDYMNIRTDFIRINNPYNVEQSVAIVPSIRPDLAIFHAFKADRKGNVVAHSLQNNRILAQAAVKTIVTVEEIVTEQELASSQGSRIPSTYISAIVHAPHGAHPTTCPGYYPADADHIRGYVKAASSPTDFQHYLDSYETPTTGRTDTVPAHSIETKEVGV